The following is a genomic window from Geobacillus subterraneus.
CAGTTGAAACACAAGAAACAGTCGACTTCCACTCCGTCAAAATCGCCCAGCATGATCGAAAAATCCGCCATTTGCTTCACGCTCGATAAATCCTCCACCGCCATCATGCCCCCGCCCTCCCATCAAGGCGGGAGCGTTCGCATCAAGAAAGCTCTCGGGCAAGGTCGGCCGCCAAGGCGGCGTTGTTTTTCACTAAGGCGATGTTCGCTTTTAAACTTTTCCCTTCAGTTAATGTTTTCACCCGGTCAAGCAAAAACGGGGTGACCGCTTTGCCGGTGATGCGCTTTTCTTCCGCTTCCTTGAGCGCTTGTTCGATGATGGCCGTGATGTACGATTCCTCGAGCTCGTCCTCTGGTGGAACTGGATTGGCGACGACGATGCCGCCGTCTAAGCCGAGCGCCCATTTGGTTTCAATGAACGTGGCGATCTCTTTGGCGCTATCTAAGCGATAATCGACGGGAAACGGGCTTGTCCGCGAGTAAAACGCCGGCAGGACGTCCGTCTGATAGCCGAGAACCGGAACGCCGTGCGTCTCGAGGTACTCGAGCGTCAACCCTAAATCCAAAATTGATTTCGCCCCGGCGCAGACGACCGCGACGTTTGTCCGCGCCAACTCTTGCAAGTCAGCCGAGATGTCCATCGTCCGCTCGGCGCCGCGGTGCACCCCGCCGATGCCGCCGGTCGCAAACACGCGAATCCCCGCCATCGCCGCACAAATCATCGTCCCCGCCACCGTGGTCGCCCCGTGTTTCTTTTTCGCGACGACATACGGCAAGTCGCGGCGGCTCACTTTTTCAATGTCGCGGCTTGTGCCTAAAAACTCAAGCTCGTCATCCGTTAGCCCGATTTTGATTTTTCCATCGATGATCGCGATCGTCGCCGGCACGGCGCCGCGGTCGCGGATCAGTTGTTCGACGTCTTTCGCCGTTTGCACGTTTTCCGGGTACGGCATGCCGTGGGAAATGATCGTTGATTCCAAAGCGACGATCGGCTTTTGTTCCGCTTTCGCCGCGGCCACTTCTTCAGAAAAAACAAGGATGTCGTTCATCATCATTCTCCTCCTTCGCGAAAATACTGTTCATGCGCTGCTCGCAACTGTTGTTCCGTCAGAGCGGGATGCACCGTTTCAGCCGTCTGCAGCGTCAATGCCGCGTTGCTCATCCCGAGGCGGCAGGCGTCTTTAACCGAATGTCCATTCAGGACGCCGTACAAAAATCCGGCCGCAAACGCATCGCCTGCTCCGGTAGCGTCGATGACCTTGATGGCGGGAGCCGCGATCGTTCCCCTCTTCCCTTTCCTTGTCGCGTACACGACACCCTCGGCCCCACGCGTAATGACGATGGTTTCCACTCCGAAACGAAAAAGCGATTCGATCGCATCATCAAGGCGGCGTTTCCCCGCAAGCGCCATGGCTTCCGCCTGATTCGTGACGAGCCACATGACACCGGCGAGATCGGCCGGCAATCGCTTCACTTTAGGCACGGACACGGTCACGGCGCAAAGAGGGAGGCGTTCTTGGCGGCACTGCCCGATCACCCAGGAGATGACATCGGGCGGAAAATTCGTATCGAGCACGACAGCGGAAATCGGACCGAGCTCCCGCCATC
Proteins encoded in this region:
- a CDS encoding carbohydrate kinase family protein, with protein sequence MRTKASIVCIGGANVDRKARLLVPLELGTSHPVASAQTAGGVARNIAENLGRLGQNVALLSVVGDDHDGQWLIDATSPYVDTRLVTRIPEANTGAYTAVLDEHGEMVLALADMAIYDAVRSEWLKQRWRELGPISAVVLDTNFPPDVISWVIGQCRQERLPLCAVTVSVPKVKRLPADLAGVMWLVTNQAEAMALAGKRRLDDAIESLFRFGVETIVITRGAEGVVYATRKGKRGTIAAPAIKVIDATGAGDAFAAGFLYGVLNGHSVKDACRLGMSNAALTLQTAETVHPALTEQQLRAAHEQYFREGGE
- a CDS encoding pseudouridine-5'-phosphate glycosidase, whose translation is MNDILVFSEEVAAAKAEQKPIVALESTIISHGMPYPENVQTAKDVEQLIRDRGAVPATIAIIDGKIKIGLTDDELEFLGTSRDIEKVSRRDLPYVVAKKKHGATTVAGTMICAAMAGIRVFATGGIGGVHRGAERTMDISADLQELARTNVAVVCAGAKSILDLGLTLEYLETHGVPVLGYQTDVLPAFYSRTSPFPVDYRLDSAKEIATFIETKWALGLDGGIVVANPVPPEDELEESYITAIIEQALKEAEEKRITGKAVTPFLLDRVKTLTEGKSLKANIALVKNNAALAADLARELS